The genomic stretch ctgagcagagcCCCAACGCgagctgatcccaggaccctgtgttcatgagctgaaaccaagagtcagatgcttaattgagccacccaggtgcccctggctgtgGATTATTTTCCCAGATATCATGTTTACAGGTAAAACAAAATTTCGGTTTATCTCTGAAAAGagagggactttttaaaaaaatcataagggatACTAACATCTGATGTGTAAGAACTTTACAGAAACAGCTTCGTAACGTAAACTTGAGGCCATTCACAGTTCCCTGATGACCATGCAggttttgggtttgggtttttatAGTTTGTCTGTTTAAATTGGTATCTAGATAAGGTAACTAAGggttttttaaaatcctgatgcTCAGGCCTGCTGGAAGATAGAGTGATGTGGGTGGAGGCCCTATCACAGAAGGCCAGGTGTGCGTTTGGCCTTCAGTCCCACTTGGTCTGTCGCTCCATCTGTTGCTGTATTGGCTGTGGTCGTTAGTTTCTGAGCGCTGCAGGTCTAGGCACTGGGTAAGTCTCTTCCAGAAGCCCTgtccccgccctgccccagggCCGCTCAGCGCAGTTGTAGCTGCCCACGCTGTCCTGTGGGTGCTGGGCCACGAGGGGCTCTGATGATGGGGCAGCAggaaagcagggtggggggagttCTCTACACGTTGTCCAGGAAGGATCATCTGACATGCGTCAGAACAAGCGTCGACTTTTAAAGTACGGATTGTCTGTTCAGCTATTTGATTTGGACTGAAGAAATGCCTTCCTCATGCTCCAAAAGCAGATGGTGAATGACCTCCTTTGGGGCAGGGTGCCAAGCAAGCAGAGATTCCTTCTTCCTAACGCCAAGGTCACTGAAAGCCTGGCGTTCCAGGAGGGCCCCTTTCTGAGGCAGAgcgtgggggagtggggagcagggttCTAGATGGAATGGGACCACTGGGGCTCCTCCAGCCTGGCACCGTCCCAGCTGTGTGCAGGCTGAAAGTGCTCAGGCTGCGAAGGAGCGCACTGGTGTCACCACGGAACTGGGCCTGCCATTTAATGTCgttttaattgatttaaactGAAAAGGACACATGTGGCCGGTGGCCTACACATTGGACAGTGTAGCTGAAGCCACCTCTCGTCCTTTAATTGGATGCCCTGGTCCAAGCATGTTTCCCAGGCTCTGAGCATGGCACCTTGCCTGCTGGAGGCACTGCCTTGTTTCCTTTGGACCCTAGTTACTACCGTGTTGGGCACACCCAGGGCTGATGGCTCCCGTCCTCCCGTTCCCTCAACTTCTCCACTCACCAGGTGGGCCACTCACGTATTTGAGTCCGTTGCTTTCTGTCCCCCGGATTACACAAAATCTCTTAGCTGGTTTCAAGAAGGCAACCTGCCAAAGCCCGAGAAACCCAGCTTGCTCCTGTCCCCTGGCTCTTTTTAGCGCTAGGAGGTGGATGGCCACCTACTTCCGCTCCGCTCCCCTCTGGCTGTCCCACTGGCCACAGGGCGGGCGGGCACCACCGGCTGTTAACTGGAGTTGCTGCGGGCATTGGCATTTACCCTGGTCCTAGTCCCCCAGCGCCCCATTTTCTACAGCCTTTGTACTTGAGGGCTAAGAGGAAGGCCAAGCCATGTGTGTGAAGATGTTCTCAGAGCAGCCCTTTTGGAAGACTTGCCCTGGATCTTCTTGAGTAAACTCTTTCTGCTGTTTTCCTGCCGCCTTCTTTTCATGATTCCAGACTCTTTAAGGGTGTGTGTTTCCTGGGGTTGCTTCTGCCGTTATCATCATTCCACTTTGCCTGAGGCCTTTCCTGGGGCATCAGCTGACTTTCGGTTCCTTGTCAGGGtggccttttcctcctcctccatgttTTTTCCTGGACAGATGGGCTGGGTTCACCCAGAATCCACCAGCAGCCCTGCAGAGCTCTGTCTGGCACCGGGCCGCAGTCAGCCTGCAGAGTCAGCAGGTGGCACTGTGACACTAGCCTGTGCCCGCTTGCACTGGGGCAGTGGGGTAAAGGGGAGTTGCCTGCCTACTTGTCCCTGTGGTGGGGTCCTGCTGACTCAGTGACCCAACTCACCGGAGGGCATGGTACCCAGGAGATGCCTAGGAAATGCTAAGTGGGCAGGATCGGCAACAGAGTCGGGGTGGGAGGGTTGCCAGAACCAAAGAAAATTCTAGTTGGCACTTGGGAGGACCCTCCCCTTGCTTTTGCCCCACATCCTGTTAGGCCAGTGTCTGCCTCCCGTACTTGCCCACAGGAGGGAGATGGGATTGGTGCGAAGCACACAGGAAGCCTGTCTTCCCCATCTGATACGGTTGGCACTGTTTCTTTAGTGTCCACAtcgagagtctgtttctccctacTTCTCTCGTTTACTCAACCTTTTATAAAAGCATTGAGAGCTCCACTCAGTATCCAAGAACATCTTACAAGAAAGCCGAGTCGAATTCAGGTATTTGGGGATGATATTTGTCTGCCAAGGACACATTTAGATCTTCTTAAGGTTTGTGTGTTGGCTTTTCCCTCTGTCACTGGGACCCGGACCCTGGGCCCCTCTGTCAGCCTGGTACCTTTGGGAAATCCTTTTGGCTCGTGGGTTCTCATCTGTTGTCCAGAAATGGGTGGCTAAGAACAGTTACCTGCATAATAGTACACGGGCAGTAGAGCAGAGTGTGATAGAGGatcaggggcaggagagagaaaaaaggcagTACATCAGCCTTTTCTCCAGGCTGACATCTTGGGGGCAGGtgcaagaactcggggccccgtaTGTGAGGGGCAGTTCCAGAAGGCCGGctcctgggcttcctgctcttgGGTTGGCCCCGGGCCCCCAGCTTTGGTTGTGAGTGTTTTTTCCACCGGCCTCGTAGCTTCCACTGCAGTCACAAGCCTGACTTGCACGGTCTCACATGCGCCTCTCTGCCGCTCCTTCCTGTCCCCTTGCTTCTGCCTGTGTCCTCGTCGGTGTGGCTGGGCTGAGGGAAAGCGGAGTCGGGGAGAGCCGGGGCCCCAGGGAACAAATGACAACTTGAAGAGGTGGTAAGGGGGAGCATGGAGTGAGCACAGCGCAGCCAGCTACATGGGGGAACCGAAAAAGGGGGGACCCGGGAGGGTCAGGAAACGGGTTTTGGGGAAGGTGGTGATTGAACTGGATCTGAGTCATCAGAAGAGGAGAGGCTATCGCAGACCGGAGTGCAGTGGCATGGAGACCAAGCAAGCGAGAACCCAGTGTGTTCCAAGAACGGCCAGCCATCTGGTGTTACTGGAGCAGAGTGCTCCATGGCTGGTGAGGGGAGAAGGCCCAGGGAGGGACTGGCATCGGAGGGTTTAAGGACAGAGGTGACATGATCAGATTGTCACGGACAAAGATCACTCTGGCTTGCTTTCGGAGGGTGGATTGCAAAGCCGTATGGTTAGGGATAGGGAGGAGACCAGTGGGAGCTGTTAATCAGCTAGGAAACAAGTACTGAGGCCGTCCCCATTGGCAATGGGGATGACCTGACTGGAAGATGGTGTGTGTGGAGGTGACGTGGACAGgactgggtgggggctgggggcaggagaagggtgCAAGGTGGCATGCATGCAGAGTGCAGGGAGACCAGCGACGCCCTTCAGCACAGTGGGGTGCAGGGACGGTCCGCCCTCAGATAGGCTTGAACTGGACTTGGCTTAGGGACCCCCAGGGGCCGGCCTTTAGTATGAGATGAGCCCTGTTGATGATGAGATTGGTGGGCAGTGAGGGTTGCTtgagtgaggggcaggggagaatcATGCGAGGAGGGCAACCTATCGGCTGCACCAAGTGCTGCTGAGCGAGCACCCCAAGAATTCCAGGGCACTCCTTGGAGCGGGCGCTTAGGCCGGAAGTGGTCCTGCTAGTGACTTGGCCAGGGCAGGTTCTAGGTTGGTGTAGGTTGccaaatggagggagggaggacgagAGGAGCGGCTTGGGCCAGCAGGAGGGAGAGCTCCTTGAGAACAAGGTTCCTGGAGGGAAGAATCACCAGAATTGTCCAGGGCAGGGTTGGAGGAACAGGTCTAACAGGAAGGCAGAGGACACGGACTTGGGGGGctggagtgggtggggggtgctggAGGGTGCCTGCCCTGGTGGCTCCGGCCCCGTACTGAGGGAGAGAGCCTAAGTACGGGCTGTGAATCCCGGGGCCGGCGGGCTGGAGCAGGCTGCAGTTTCGGGAGGCTCCCTGCACAGCTCTGGTGCTAGTTTCTCTGTGTTTGCCTGGGCTCATGGTGGTAGCCCTGGCTCTCCATAGCTGGGGATGGGCTGGGCGGGCACGGAGGCGAGCTGGACCCCTGCTGCATTGCTACTGTCACCACCGCCACCCTGGGGACAGCCTCCCTGGATAACCAGGGCGGGAGGGTAGGAGGACAGCCAAGTCTTGCTCATGTCGGCCACCTGCCTGGCCTTGttgtgctgggggcggggggggtgtcaCTCATGGGCTTACTTGCCCCATCTTTGCCTGCTAGATCCAGCAGGTGGCACACGTGCCCTCCCCCCAGTCTGTCACCATCTGGGAGGAGGGGCCTCTCCCACATCACCAGGATCTGCTCAGAGCTGCCCAGGCACTTGAGCACTCATAGCAGGGAGGTTTGGGAGGTTGGGGCTTGGTCACACTTGCCTTTCTTTCTGAGTCCCTCCAGTGACTTCCGCCCTGCTGACATAAGTCAGGTGTGTTGCTTCTCTCTGGTTCCGGGGGTTCTTGGGAGCTCCTTCCACTTCCAGGGCTCCAGCCCAGTGGGGGCAGGCTGGTGTATAGTCAGGGGCTGAGACAGGGAAACCTGAGCCCTGGGCCACGAGGTCTGGCTGCTAATTTTAGAGAGCACATGTCATTGGAAACTCTCCCTTCCTGCCAGGAACCAGCAGCCTGGCTTTCCCCATACTGCCAGGGGCCCCTGGAGCCTCTCCGCAAACCAGGAAGCGTGGTGGGCCTCTGAGGGCCCCTGtgtgcccacctccccccaacccctggcctGGGGACTTGCGCCTCACAGGGACTCTGCCAGGGCCTGTGCCGGTGGGGGGAGCTCACCTTGTTTCTTACTTATCCCATGCCCTCGGGCTGTCTGAGCGGCTGGTTTCCACAAGGACCTTGGGAAAGCCGGCCTGGGAGCAGGCATCCAAGGCTGCTTTGTCTCCTCTGAGCAAGCACTTTATTGTGGAAACACTCTGCACAAAGCAGTCTTTCCCTGTTCCCCAGGGGTGCTCGTAGGTGCCTTCCTCATAGCTGTGGCCAGCCCAGGCCTCTGTCTCAGGTGTGTGGGGAAagttccctccctcctcctccaccacagTTTTTACTGTTTGAGCTGTGCCTTTGTccattcctctctcctcctgtcaGGTAACATTTCAAGGACAGGGCTGGCTGTCGGGGGAATGGAGCAGCAGGTGCCCCCCGGCTGCCACCTGCTTGACCCTCGTGACTGGTCTGCACCTGACACGTATGCCTGGGCCCTGGTTCTTCCTTTTCTGCTCCCCTGGCGCCGGAAGAGCTCGTTGTGGCTGCCTGTAGACTGTGTTTaggaagggggttggggagagaagagaagagtcatttgtctttctgtcatTTGGCTTGGGAGTGGTTCCCTCCAAATTGAGAATGGGTGGTGGTTGCAAGCTTGGATCTCGAGGTCAGACAGACTGCAGTGGGGATTTGCTGTGGCCATTTTTGGCTCTTGACCTCTACCACTTGCCTTAGCCAGTTTCCCCTCTCTGAAATGGGGCAGTGATTGTGCCTCCCCGATCAGCTGGGCTGAGGATTTGGCCCAGAGGTTGGAAGTGCCCCCAGATGTGCTAGCCAGTCCTTTTTACCGGGGCAAGCCTGACATCACAGCCAGGAAAATGGTGCTGTGGCTTCTCTGGAAAATCTAGGTCCTCAGCTGGAAAGGGCTAGGTTCGGGGTCCTCCGGCTGTAGCTAGGCCTGGTCTGGGTGTCCTGTCAGTCTGTTGCTTCCTGTACCTTTGGGACTGAAGGACAGCCGCAGGGCTTCGGGCAGCCGTTTTGGGGCAGTATTAATCATTCTGGTGGCAGAAGACAGCTCTCAGGCTCCACCTTTTCTCCACCTGTTGCCAGACCCAGGCTGGTGGCGTCTTGCGTGGATGCCCTGGCAATCCAAGAGGACAGGTCTAGGCTAGAGGCAGGCTTGGGGCAGGAGCAATCAAGAGAAATTCATGCCAGTCATTTTCCCTGCTTTCTTCtcagttctctcttctttttcgATTTCAGCCTGCTTAGACGCCTGGTGACTCTCATCTCCCAGCAGGCCACGCTGCTGGCATCCAATGAAGCCTTTAAAAAGCAGGCAGAGAGTGCTAGTGAGGCGGCCAAGAAGTACATGGAAGAGAATGACCAGCTGAAGAAGGTGTGTTCTGCCTGCTGGACTCGGCCATGTGACATTCCCTATGGGCCCCAGGGCCACTGTTGGCCTGTCAGGCTGGGAAATGTGTGACACTGTGGCCGTTGGCAAAGCTGAGGGGTTGGGTAGAAGGTGAAGGGGTGGTTCTTGGTGGGAGTGTGTAGGGGAGGGGTCCGCGGGACTCGACAGGGAAAGGGGCACCCTCGTTGCTACCTTGTCTCTATGTGCTACATACACCCAGGCCAGACTCTTGCCTGATAAAGTTGACTCTCTAGTGAGCTGAGCCCTGTGCTGTGAACCATGGGCAGGTTAGCATAGAAGAATGCAAGGTAAGGCCTGTGGTCTCCTGAGGATTGTATCAGCTGGGGACAAGGCAGGGACGGGAGGTGGCCAGTCTCAGAAGGCTTGTGCGAGGAGGTGAGTTGTGAGCTGTGCTGCGAAGGAGATGGGTAGATGGACTTGGATTCATTCATAGGCGGGATAGTGTTGCACGGGCAGGGATAAGTTTGGGGCTCCTGGCCAGAGTGAGCTATGGAGcctggggagaggaacagaggtcATTGGTCAGTTGGGGGTGACTGGCAGAAATCTCTAGAAGAGAGTAGATTGAGTCATTGGCTGGACTGGTAAACCCCGCAGAGCTGCTGAGAAAGAGAGGCAGGGCGTTTGGCCTGTGCTGACATTTCCTAAGGGGCAGGTCCTGGGGCCACTTGAGGAATCACACTCTGCAGGGAAGACAGAGCTGGATcgcctgtctctctccctccctcccaagtAACCCATGCCCTTGGCGTTCTGCCTAGGAAGCTGCTGTTGGCGGGGTCAAGTTGGATGGTAGGGATGCCGAGGAGAAGGTGGAAGAAGAGAACAGGAGCCTAAAGGCTGATCTGAAGAAGCTGAAGGACGAGCTGGACATCAACAAGCAAAGTGAGCATTGTCCTCAGgtgtcccccagcccctgaaaGTCTGGAAGCTCCAGCAGTGGTGCTTGCCCCTCTTGTGCCAAAGTATTAATAACAAGTGCGCCCTTGGGCTCAGGAGCTGGGTGAGAACAAACGGCCCTCTGCTCGTGCAGCTTCTGGGCTCAGTGGTCTGGTGTCCGTCTGGGGTCCCAGGGAGTCCTGGATGCTCCGAGACTAACTCTGGAGCATCTCGGCCAGCACCAGGCCTGGGGAGTGCTGCTCCCCACAGGTGCCGGCATCACCAGGGTCTTTGGGGCGGGGACAGAAAGAATGCGGGAAGCTACACCAGAGCTGCTTGCAGTGTTCCTGAAGAACCTGCTGTGAGTTCATCTGGTCCCTTCCTGAAGGCCCCTCCCAACCCGCTTTTAGTGCTCAGCTTTGAGGATGGGATTCTGCTCCTGCCTCCTGCTCTCACCTCAGCCTTCTCAGGCTGTCCCATGCCCTTAGCCTCCCTAAAGTCACCTGTGCCTAGGGCCACTTGGAGTCCCTCCGTCAAACGGGCCAGTGGGTCCTCGGTATTTTCCCGCTTCCCCCAGCTGTGTTGGCCAGCCCTCCTCCACTTAGGGGGCTCTCACAGTAGCCGGCAGGGGAGCTTTCTGGAGAGGAGTGCTCTCCTAGACAACCTCAGTGGGGACATGTTCAGACTTATATCTGGTGTCTCCAGCAGGTGGGTTTTTCTTTCCCTAACCctgtctttctgttttccttttctcctcatctGCATCATCCCCAGAACTAGAGAAAGCTGAAAACGAGGCTCTGGCCATGCGGAAGCAGTCTGAGGGCCTGACCAAGGAGTACGACCGCCTCTTGGAGGAGCACGCAAAGTTACAGGTCAGCCGCACGTGTGGTCTGCTCTGTTGGAGAGGATCAGAGCCCGCCCCCATACACACACCCCCCCGCACCCTCGCACCCTGAGCAGGCCCAGAGCAGGCCCATCCCCAGCCTAGCCTGCCTCAGCAGAGTCTTCAAGAGGCCCCAGTGGCAGGCTGGCTgctttctctcctgctccccctttcttcctccatTGCTGCTGACTCTGGGTCTACAGAAGAGCCTGCCAAGCAGTGCTAGTCTGGGCCCAGCAGCTGGAACCCTTTCTCAGGCAGGAGGGGTGTGGCTTGGCAGATGGCAGCCGCTTGCTAAAGTGGCCTCAGCAATGCGGTGGGCCCTCTGCACTGTGGTCTGCCCGGCCTCACGCTTGGAGTCCGTGTCTTTGAGGAGAGCTCTTTCCCTTACATGTGCACCTGGTTTGTGGTGCAGGGCCCGTGACTCTAGTCCAAGTCCATTGCAGGGAGACTCTGCGACGGGCAGCTGGCCTTCTGTACATGGGCTGTGGGGGTGATATAAGGCTGGGGCCACCCACCTATCCCGTCCCCCACGAGACCTGTGTGAGTCCTCAGATTGGCTGAATCTGGAAGCTCAGGTGGCCTGGAAATTGGACCTGAGGGCCCGGTAAACACCCCTAAGTTCTGACAATTTGCCTTGTCGCTTGGTGGCCCAAATTTGGCCACCACAGCAGCCGAAGAGGAACAGCCCGGGCCCCAGAGGAGGACTGGTGGTGGTTTCAGTGTAGGGCGGGCTCACCGGCAGGACCCTTAAAAGATGTGCAGAACTGGGCAGGGCCTGAGCTGGGACTTGGGGGAGGGACTCGAATGCCGGGCCTGCCATGGGCCCAAGATGGCGGTTGGGGTGGGGCCCTGCAGCTTGAAGAGCAGAGTGACAGCAGAGGCTCCCAGCTGCACCTCCCTGATTGGTATTAGGGTCGCAGCCTTTGTTAGAGTGGGGCCCCTCCCACACTGGCAGACCTTTCCCTTGCTCACCTGGTACCTGTCATTTGGGGAGAAGGCAGCCAGCTGGGCCTTTTGGGGTGGAGGGGCTAGGGGCTGAAGGGGAGGGGTGCACCCTGTCGACCCCTTGCCTTGTGGTTTCTGTCCCTTCCAGGCAGCGGTAGACGGCCCCACGGACAAGAAGGAGGAGTGAGGctgctcctccctgcctgccaccTGGCCTGTGCCCGCTGCTGCCTGTAGCCCGGCCTCCCGGGTACTTCGGCCTGCCCTCTACCGCTTCCCGTCCCCTGGTGCAGCTTGCAGTCGCACGCTCTCCCGGTGCGCCACAGGGGACCCAGTTTCTGCCTGCTTCATGCTTCCCACTGGGTTGAGCCTTTTTTGTGTTGTGTGTTGTTTGGGGCTCCAGGGCCCCTTGTCTCTGGTCCTGCAGGAGGGTGGATGGAGCAGGCAGAGTAGAGTTTCTCTTGGGGACAATAAAAGTTGTTATTATGTGACCATGGTTCGTGCGTGTAACTGAGGCTACCAGGAGGCCGCCTCTTTCTCCCATCACTGGAGTGACTAGGAAGGTGGTGGCAGGTAGCTCTGATAGAGAACTACCAGAGTCTTTGGTCCTGGAGGCCTTcaggttattttcttttaacttattcTAACCCCTAAAGGCTCCCTCATCCCAGGCTCGGCCCAGgctcacacttgctctctctgtccctttgccttctgctccccaggCAGGCCCTGTTTTATGACCGCTTGGGGTGTGTCTGACCCGTTGGGTTGGCCACTGGGTCCAGGGAGTCTTGGGAGATTCCGTAAACtgctggggcttctgggtggcagAGTTACCTGCCTCCTCTGAGTCCTGTTCATCACATTTTAGGACAGATAGAACATGGCAGAGTGCCACCAGTCACTCCCGGCCCCACTTCCTCCTGAAGGTTTGCAGGATGACCTCTGACTCATGCCTATTAAGAGAGGAGACTTGTCCTTGACAGCGACCTACGATTGGCTCAGGGTAGAGccaggtggtggggagggtgtcCCCTCTGCTGCCTGCAACCCTGGGAACCTGTTGGGCGTGCCTACCTgcttggagagcctgcttttgCAGTGGTCTCCCTCTTGGTGGTTGCCCCTGCCAGCTACCTTCAGTAGGTAgcctctgctgagcagggccTAGTATTCAGGACCAGCCTGAGAGCCTGGGTGGTTGGGGCTGCTGTGGCCCCTATCTCTGATGCAGTGCTCATCCTTTGTTGGCCCTGAGGACTGGGCAGAAGGAGCAGGTTGGAGGTGTTTTCTTTTGGAGTTGGGGGGCTCCTGAAGATGTTAGTGCTAATGGCTAGCTTGTACTCACACTGCTCCTAACCCGGTCAGGCCTGGGCCAGTGGCTGCCTTCTCCagtgtcccctccccctccccatgctttcATGAGCAGCAAGGTGGTGTCTGATGGGGGGTAAGGGTGGGGGACTATGGGTGAGGCTCTGTGGTTGCTATGCTAAGGCTGAGGGATAGGCACACTTTTCCAGGAAGTGTTCCCTGACTACCTTGCCCTCCCTTGAGCTTGCCCTTCGATGAACTTCTAGAGGCCAGAGTCCAAACAATGTGTCTGTGGGTTCTTCCCTGGCCAGCTTCAGGCAGTCCCTGAACCCCCTTGGTGTCAGGCCCTGGGCCAGGTAGAAGAAAGTTGCACCACGCTGCTTTTGGTGTACCCCACCTAGTGGCCTGGGGGGGTGGGAAGACGGTGAAGGGGGCGACAGGTCAGCCTCGACTGGAGGGCCACCCACGGAAACTGGCCCCTAGGTTCTAAACACTTCTCTAGCAGCCTTCTGCTCTTGAGTAGGCCTGTGCCCCCCCCTTGTGCCCCGCCCCTGGCTGTGGTGGCCCAGTGCACACCAAGTCCTGGGCTGACCGCTTTCCTTACCTATCACCCGCTAGATGGCCAGACCCCACGTCCTAAGCCCCTTCCACAGGGGCAGATTCCAGAGTAAATGGTGACTACCCACTGCTCTCAGGGCCCCAGCCAAGCAGTCCAACCTCTGTCGACATCTCTTTTTATGATGTTGATGTTTTCTGAGTCTGGTGCCATTGTGGCAGGTGGCTCGGAGGCTATTTGGCAAGAGGTGCCAAGGACCTGAGCCAAGGCGTGGCCGTAGTTGGGGGAGTGGAGATGGTAAGGAGTTGGTGTGCGGCC from Neomonachus schauinslandi chromosome X, ASM220157v2, whole genome shotgun sequence encodes the following:
- the BCAP31 gene encoding B-cell receptor-associated protein 31, with translation MSLQWTAVATFLYAEVFAVLLLCIPFISPKRWQKIFKSRLVELVVTYGNTFFVVLIVILVLLVIDAVREIRKYDDVTEKVNLQNNPGAMEHFHMKLFRAQRNLYIAGFSLLLSFLLRRLVTLISQQATLLASNEAFKKQAESASEAAKKYMEENDQLKKEAAVGGVKLDGRDAEEKVEEENRSLKADLKKLKDELDINKQKLEKAENEALAMRKQSEGLTKEYDRLLEEHAKLQAAVDGPTDKKEE